From Solidesulfovibrio fructosivorans JJ]:
CAAGCCGCTTCCACGTCCTTGGCCGTCATGTCCACGAGCTTGAGCCTGGCGATTTCCTCGATCTGGGCCTTGGTGATCTTGCCCACCTTGGTCTTGTTGGGCTCGCCCGATCCCTTGTCGATCTTCGCGGCCTTGACCAGAAGCACGGAGGCCGGCGGCGTCTTGGTGATGAACGTGAAGGAGCGGTCGGCGTAGATGGTGATGAGCGCCGGAATGATGGTGCCCTTCTGGTCCATCGTCTTGGCGTTAAACGCCTTGCAGAACTCCATGATGTTGACGCCGTGCTGCCCCAAGGCCGGACCGACCGGCGGAGACGGGTTGGCCGAACCGGCCGGAAGCTGCAATTTGACCTTGGCGACGATCTTCTTGGCCATGATGCGTATCCTTAAGCGGGACGACGCCCGTTAGTTTTTGCTCACCTGCACGAAATCGAGCTCCACCGGCGTCTGCCGCCCGAAGATGGATACCGAGACGCGAAGCTTGCCCTTGTCGTAGTTGACGTCCTCGACGACGCCGTTGAAGCCGCCGAAGGGGCCGTCGATGACGCGGACATCATCGCCCCGCTCGAAGTGGTACTTGGGTCTGGGCTGCTCCTGACGGCTGACCATCAGGCTCAAAATCTTGTCAGCCTCGCTGTCGCGCATGGGCGTGGGCTGGTTCTTGCCGCCGATGAAACCGGTCACGCGGGGGATGGACTGCACAAGGTGCCAGGAGTTGTCGTTCATGGACATCTTGACCATGACGTACCCCGGGTAGAACTTGCGGGTGGATGTCCGTTTCTCCCCCTTGACCAGTTCGATGACCTTTTCCGTGGGAACGACGACTTCCTCGATGCTCCCGCCATCCTGGCCGGTGCGCATCATCTCGCGGATGGTCTGCTCCACACGGTTCTCAAAACCCGAGTAGGTGTGGACAATATACCACCGCGCGGGTACGCGCTGTTCGCCGGAGCCTTCCTGTTCGGTCATGATCGATCCCGTTACGATAAAATGAACGCGACAAGCCTGGAGAGGGCCATGTCGACGACGCCGAGGTAAATGGCCATAATGACGCTGAAAACCAAAACGGCGACGCCGGTCTTGATGGTTTCCTGGCGCGTGGGCCAAGTCACCTTCTTCAGTTCGACCTTGGACTGTTCGAAAAACTCCTGGGCCGCCTTGACGTAACCCGTAAGGGATTTTCCGGACTTGGCCGAGGCCTCCGCCTTGGCGGAGGGCTTGCCGGCCGCGGCCTTGAGGGGCTTGTCAGCGCCCTGGGCCGCCTGTGTCTTTTCTTTGGCCATGACCTCGCCTTGCTCGATATATGGCAGGGCAGGAGGGATTCGAACCCCCAGCCCTCGGATTTGGAGTCCGATGCTCTACCGTTGGAGCTACTGCCCTGCGTTAATACCCGGCGCCTACTTGGTTTCCCGATGGACCGTATGCTTATGGTCGAACGGGCAGTACTTCTTGACCTCGAGGCGGCCGGTGGTATTCTTCTTGTTTTTTTCCGTCGAATAATTCTTGCGCTTGCACTCGGTGCACTGCAACTGGATGTTGATGCGCATTTTCTACTCCACGATTTCCGAAACGACGCCGGCGCCAACGGTGCGGCCGCCTTCGCGGATGGCGAAGCGCAGGCCCTTTTCCATGGCGATGGGGGCGATCAGTTCCACGTTGAAGGTGGCGTTGTCGCCGGGCATCACCATCTCGACGCCCTCGGCCAGGGTCACGACGCCCGTGATGTCGGTCGTGCGGAAATAGAACTGGGGACGGTAGCCGGTGAAAAACGGGGTGTGGCGGCCGCCCTCTTCCTTGTTGAGAACGTAGACCTCGGCCTTGAACTTGCGGTGCGGCGTGATGGAGCCCGGCTTGGCCAGAACCTGGCCGCGCTCGACCTCGTCGCGCTTGACGCCGCGAAGGAGCACGCCGACGTTGTCGCCGGCCTGGCCCTGGTCGAGGATCTTGCGGAACATCTCGACGCCGGTGCAGGTGGTCTTGACCGTATCCTTGATGCCGATGATCGCCACTTCGTCGCCCACGGTGATGATGCCGCGCTCGACACGGCCGGTGACCACGGTGCCGCGGCCGGAGATGGAGAACACGTCCTCGATGGGCATGAGGAACGGCTTGTCCACGTCGCGCTTGGGCTCGGGGATGTACGCGTCGCAGGCGTCGAGCAGCTCGAAGATCGGCTTGGCGTCCGGGCTGTCCGGGCCTTCGGCCTCAAGGGCCTTCAGGGCCGAACCCTTGATGATCGGAATGTCGTCCCCGGGGAAGCCGTACTTGGTCAAAAGCTCGCGCACTTCGAGTTCGACCAGCTCGAGCAGTTCGGGGTCGTCGACCAGGTCGACCTTGTTCATGAAGACGACGAGCTGGGGCACGCCGACCTGACGGGCGAGCAGGATGTGCTCACGGGTCTGGGGCATGGGGCCGTCGGTTGCGGCCACCACCAGGATGCCGCCGTCCATCTGGGCGGCGCCGGTGATCATGTTCTTGATGTAGTCGGCGTGGCCCGGGCAGTCGACGTGCGCATAGTGGCGCTTGTCGGTCTCATATTCGACGTGGGCCGTGGCGATGGTGATGCCGCGTTCCTTTTCCTCGGGGGCCTTGTCGATCTGGTCGAAGGGGATGTACTCGCCAAACCCCTTGAGGCTGGCCAGGCGCGTGATGGCGGCCGTCAGCGTGGTCTTGCCGTGGTCGATGTGCCCGATGGTGCCGATGTTGACGTGCGGCTTTTTCCGCTCAAATTTCGCCTTGCCCATGTCGTCCCCCTAAGCAGCGGTTTGACTTCGGATTTTTGGGTGAATTCGGATATGGAGCCCACGACCGGATTTGAACCGGTGACCTCTTCCTTACCAAGGAAGTGCTCTACCGACTGAGCTACGTGGGCCTCTATAAAATGCGTAGGACACGGGAGGCATTGGAGCGGGAAACGAGACTCGAACTCGCAACCCTCAGCTTGGAAGGCTGATGCTCTAGCCAATTGAGCTATTCCCGCGTATGTCACACGTAGTACATGCGACAGGGCTTCCTGTCTCCTACAGCATTCGCGCGTTATGGTGGAGGGGGGTGGATTTGAACCACCGAAGGCGTACGCCGACAGATTTACAGTCTGTTCCCTTTGGCCACTCGGGAACCCCTCCGCTCTGGAGCTGGCGATGGGACTCGAACCCGCAACCTGCTGATTACAAATCAGCTGCTCTGCCAGTTGAGCTACGCCAGCGCCCAAGAGGCAATCTGTTAGCTCGGCAAAGCCGGATTGTCAAGTCTTTTTCGTTCGCTCACGGCCACATCCGCTTCAGGCGGACGCGAAGTGGGTTTATTACGCGGGTGCCCCAACCTTGGCAACAACTTTTTTTTAATTTTCCTCATTTTTTTCCGCCCGCCCCGCTCGACCCGTTTTTTGCGCCACGCGTTGCAAAGAAACGCGAATTTCCGTAGAAGCCGTAACGATAAAAACCGAATCTCAACCTACCAGCCATCGAGTCCTCTGTGAAGAACATGGAAAAACATCATCGATTTTCCCTTTGGTACGTGCTCATCGCCATCTGGGGCGTTTTGCTCCTCAACAACTTCATCGTCACCACCTACGGTCCGAAAAACCTGCCCTACTCCGAGTTCCTGAAGAAACTCCAGGCCGGGGACATCACCGAAGTCTCCATCACAGGCGACGTCATCGAAGGAACCATGAAGGTGCCGGACGCCGCGACCAAGGAGCCCAAGGACGAGGAGTTCGTCACCCGCCGGGTCGCCCAGGACCTGTCCAACGAACTGGCCAAGTACAACGTCCATTTCCGGGCCCAGCCCGAATCCACCTTTCTGCGCGACATCCTGTCCTGGATCATCCCCATCATGATCTTCTTCGGCATCTGGTATTTCCTCATGCAGCGCCTGAACCCGGGGGCCGGCGTCATGGCCTTCGGCAAGAACAAGGCCCGCGTCTACGCCGAGAAGGATCTCTCCACCCGCTTCGCCGACGTGGCCGGTTGCGACGAGGCCAAGGCCGAACTCGTGGAGATCGTCGATTACCTGAAGACCCCGGACCGCTTCCGGCGGCTCGGCGGCGAAATGCCCAAGGGCGTGCTGCTCATCGGCCCGCCGGGCACGGGCAAGACGCTGCTTGCCCGGGCCGTGGCCGGCGAGGCCGGGGTGCCGTTTTTTTCCATCTCCGGCTCGGAATTCGTGGAAATGTTCGTGGGCGTTGGCGCGGCCCGGGTCCGCGAGCTGTTCGTCCAGGCCAAGGAAAAGGCCCCATGCATCATCTTCATCGACGAGCTCGACGCCATCGGCAAATCCCGGGCCGGGGCCATCGTCGGGGGACATGACGAGCGGGAGCAGACCCTAAACCAGCTGCTCGTCGAGATGGACGGCTTCGACCCGCGCGTGGGGGTTATCATCATGGCCGCCACCAACCGGCCCGAGACCCTCGATCCGGCGCTTTTGCGGGCCGGGCGCTTCGACCGGCAGGTGCTGGTGGACAAGCCGGACGTGGCCGGACGCGAGGCCATCCTGCGCGTGCACGCGGCCAAGGTCATCCTGGGCCCCGAAGTGGACCTCTCGGTCATCGCCCGCAAGACGCCGGGTTTTTCCGGGGCCGATCTGGCCAACGCCATCAACGAGGCGGCCTTGCTCGCCGCGCGCAAGGACAAGGACGCTGTGGGCATGGCCGACCTGGAAGAGGCCGTGGACCGCATCATGGGCGGCCTGGAAAAGAAAAACCGCGTCATCAATCCCAAGGAAAAACAGGTGGTGGCCTACCACGAGGCCGGCCACGCCGTGGTCGCCACCTTCACGCCCGGGGCCGACGAGGTGCACAAGATTTCCATCGTGCCGCGCGGCATCGGGGCGCTCGGCTGGACGCAGCAACTCCCGACCGAGGACCGCTACCTCATGTCGCAGACGGAGTTGCTCGGCAAAATCGACGTGCTGCTCGGCGGGCGGGGGGCCGAGCGCCTCATCTTCGGCGACATCTCCACCGGGGCGCACAACGACCTGCAACGGGCGACGGACATCGCCCGGGCCATGGTGGCGGAATACGGCATGGGCAGGACCCTCGGTCCGGCCACCTTTCCGCGCCAGAACCGGCCGGTTTTTCTGGGTGCGGAACAGAGCGGGCTGGCCGGACGGGAATATTCCGAAGCCACGGCGGCCAAGCTCGACGCCGAGATCAAGGAGATCCTGGAAGCGTCGCAGGAGCGCGTGGCCGAGCTTTTGGCCGACAAGAAGGAGCTTTTGGAAAACATCGCCCAGACGCTTTTGGAAACGGAAACCATCGACGAGGCGCGGTTCAAGGCCCTGGTGGAGGCGGCCGGAGGAGGCCCCAAGGTGTAGTCCCTTCCTCTCGGACGATGAAAAAGGCGGGCTTTCCTCTCCTTCGGGTTGGGGAAAGCCCGCCTTTCACGTTTTAAGCCGCTTGCGAAGGGCCTGGACAAACCGTCTCCCGCGCGTGCTGGGCCGACAGCGCGGGGACGCGACCGGACGCGGACGGCCCTTACGGCGTTTCCGGCGGCGTCGAGGCTGGCGGCGTCGCGGCCGGCGGATTGCCGGCCTGGGGCGCACCCGATGCCCCCGGTTCCTTGTTTTGCAGCAACATCATTTTTTCGGCACTGCCCACGCTTGAACCAAAGAAATATTGCACGACGGAGGTAAACGCGGCAATCAGGGCGCCAATCAACAGGGCAAGCTGTTCCTTTGCCTGGGGAGTCCCCAGCGGTCCCGAAGGCTCGTACCAATACTGGGCAATAAGAACGCCGAAAAAACCTGCCACGATAAGGATGGACAGCGTCCATTTTGCATAGATATTTATTTTTTTCAGCGATCTAAAGTCTTGCGCATTGATGCTGTCCAATTCGCTTTGCGGCCCGCAGGCGTTCGCTTCCTTCACGACGGCCAGTCGGCTCAGCTGGTGCCTGAAGGCTTCTTCCGCGGCCTTTATCTTGTCGACGTTGGCCGCATCGGAGACGGGCTCGACCAGCTTGTCCAGGTCGCCCGCAACACCGAGAGCTTTGCCCAGGGCCTCCAACCCGGCTTTCCGTAGCGGAGCATTTTGGGCATCGCAAAGGCACGCGGCAAGAACCGGGGATTGGCTTCGAATTTTCTCGGCGATACTTTCACACGTCGCTCCCATAGCGCCTCCTTGGGCCGGCCCAAGCACGGCCCTTGGCGAAACTATGCCACAACACGTATTTGGTGGACAATACCATATTGCGATTATCCGAAGAAAATTCCCCCTCAAAAGACGCAACCGCCGCTTGCGCGTCACCGCTCCCCTGCGCCGGCGCGCACGAACAGCAGGCTGCCCCGGCCGCGACGGACCAGACGCCAGCCGGGATCGGCGGCCAGGGCGGCGATGACCGGATCGTGGATACTTAAAAGAATCACGTCCGGCGGGTAGGCCTCGAGGAAATCACGCCAGCCCGGCCCGGCATTGATGAAACGGAAATAGGCCTCGTGGACCGGACGCGGGTAGACCGTCTCGTAGCGGCCGTCCATGGCCACCTTGACCGCCGGATACTCGTTCCAGGACAACCACTCGCCCCAGTTGAAATGGGCCAGCACGTTGCCGCGCAGGCGACCGTGCTCCCGCAGCCATTCCACCGCCCCCACGGGATAGGAAAAATCCCCCGCTCCCGGCGCGTCGCAGTCCGGGGCGGTGATGCGCCAGGGCGTCGCCAGCACGAAGTTGACGGCAAGCGCCGCCACAAACCCTCCAAGAGCCACGGGCAGCCAGCGATACCGCTTCGCCAGCCTGGAAAGGGCCGGGCCGGCCTCGATCCCCTTGCCGTCGGCGAAAATCGACGGGAGCAGCGCGGCAAAGGCCAGAATGAAAAAAATCTGGTGGCGCAAATGCCCCATGGCCATCCAGGCCGTCACCCCGAGGACCAGCAAGTCCGTCAGGTCGCGGTGGCGGCGTTTGACCAGGAAAAACGCGGTCAACCCGGCCATGCCCAGCAATATCCAGGCGTTAACGGCCAGCCTGCCCAGTCCGATCGCCCGCCAGACCGAGGCCCACTCGGCCACGTCCGGCCGGGGAAGCCGTATGGCCGCGAGCAGATAGGTCCAATAATCGAGCCCGTACGGGTTCACCAGCGTCACCAGGGCGCAGGCGAGTCCGCAGGCGGCCAAAGGGAAAACGCCGCGCCGCCGTTGCAGCGCCCCGGCCGCGTACAGCCCGACCAGCCCGAGCCCGGCCAGAAAGCCGCCGTGGAGATTGGCCCAGACGAGCATCATAAGCGGCAGCCACCCAAGCCGCTTCCACTTCCCGTCCGCGCGAAAGGCCTCCAGCCGCCACAGGAACACGGCGAAGAACAGGTAAGTGAAAATCTGCGCCCGGGCCGGGGCGAACCCGATCACCAGCAGCTCGCCGGCAACGAAGCAGAAAAGACCACTCGTGACGGCATCGGCCCGCCGGACCCGCGAGGCGGCGAAAACGCCCAGGCAGACCCCGGCCGCGGCGAGGTAGCGCAGGGCCTGGATGCCGGCCATGCCGCAGGCGGTCAAAAGCGGATAGTAGACGACCCCGGTCAGCCACTCGTGGTAGACCCACGGGGTCAGCGTCGGGGTGTAGGCAAAGACGTCTTTATAAGGGAAGCCCTGCCGCCAGAAGAGACGGCCGAAGGCGAGGTAGCCCCAGAGGTCGAAGTCGGCGGCGGTGATGGCCAACCTGCCCGCCACCAGCAGCGCCGGCACGGCCACGGCAAGGGCAAGCAGGATTTTCTCCCTGGTGGATCGCGGCGGCATGGGACCTCACTTTCCCGGCCCGGACCGGACCGTTGCTTGATATATCCGGTCCTAGCTTACGGGTCCGTAGTGAGGCAACACGCCGCATCCCGCTCAGGCGGGCTTTCGCCCCTCCACCACCCGGTCATGGCCGGCCAGATCGCGGCGCACGGCCACATCCGCGAAACCGGCCTCGGCCAGGACAGCGGCGGCAGCCGGGCCCTGCTCCCAGCCGATTTCGACGAGCAGCCAGCCGCCCGGGGCCAGCCGGTCAAAGGCGGTTCGCGCCACCACCGGCACGGCCTCGAGCCCGCTTTCGCCGGGCACCAGCGCGCCTTGCGGCTCGAAATCGCGCACCTCGAAGGAACAGGCCCGGTACTCGGCCGCGCTCACGTACGGCGGGTTGGACACGACAAGCCCGTACCCTCCTTGGCGCACCGGCAGGGCGGCAAAATCCGCCTCCACGAAATCGAGCCGGCCGTCCACGCCATGGCGCGCGGCATTGCCCCGGGCAACCGTCAGCGCCCCGGCGCTTCTATCCAAAGCCACGCCGGTTGCGAGGGGCCATTTGACGG
This genomic window contains:
- the nusG gene encoding transcription termination/antitermination protein NusG, which codes for MTEQEGSGEQRVPARWYIVHTYSGFENRVEQTIREMMRTGQDGGSIEEVVVPTEKVIELVKGEKRTSTRKFYPGYVMVKMSMNDNSWHLVQSIPRVTGFIGGKNQPTPMRDSEADKILSLMVSRQEQPRPKYHFERGDDVRVIDGPFGGFNGVVEDVNYDKGKLRVSVSIFGRQTPVELDFVQVSKN
- the ftsH gene encoding ATP-dependent zinc metalloprotease FtsH, translated to MEKHHRFSLWYVLIAIWGVLLLNNFIVTTYGPKNLPYSEFLKKLQAGDITEVSITGDVIEGTMKVPDAATKEPKDEEFVTRRVAQDLSNELAKYNVHFRAQPESTFLRDILSWIIPIMIFFGIWYFLMQRLNPGAGVMAFGKNKARVYAEKDLSTRFADVAGCDEAKAELVEIVDYLKTPDRFRRLGGEMPKGVLLIGPPGTGKTLLARAVAGEAGVPFFSISGSEFVEMFVGVGAARVRELFVQAKEKAPCIIFIDELDAIGKSRAGAIVGGHDEREQTLNQLLVEMDGFDPRVGVIIMAATNRPETLDPALLRAGRFDRQVLVDKPDVAGREAILRVHAAKVILGPEVDLSVIARKTPGFSGADLANAINEAALLAARKDKDAVGMADLEEAVDRIMGGLEKKNRVINPKEKQVVAYHEAGHAVVATFTPGADEVHKISIVPRGIGALGWTQQLPTEDRYLMSQTELLGKIDVLLGGRGAERLIFGDISTGAHNDLQRATDIARAMVAEYGMGRTLGPATFPRQNRPVFLGAEQSGLAGREYSEATAAKLDAEIKEILEASQERVAELLADKKELLENIAQTLLETETIDEARFKALVEAAGGGPKV
- the rpmG gene encoding 50S ribosomal protein L33; amino-acid sequence: MRINIQLQCTECKRKNYSTEKNKKNTTGRLEVKKYCPFDHKHTVHRETK
- the secE gene encoding preprotein translocase subunit SecE — translated: MAKEKTQAAQGADKPLKAAAGKPSAKAEASAKSGKSLTGYVKAAQEFFEQSKVELKKVTWPTRQETIKTGVAVLVFSVIMAIYLGVVDMALSRLVAFILS
- the tuf gene encoding elongation factor Tu, whose protein sequence is MGKAKFERKKPHVNIGTIGHIDHGKTTLTAAITRLASLKGFGEYIPFDQIDKAPEEKERGITIATAHVEYETDKRHYAHVDCPGHADYIKNMITGAAQMDGGILVVAATDGPMPQTREHILLARQVGVPQLVVFMNKVDLVDDPELLELVELEVRELLTKYGFPGDDIPIIKGSALKALEAEGPDSPDAKPIFELLDACDAYIPEPKRDVDKPFLMPIEDVFSISGRGTVVTGRVERGIITVGDEVAIIGIKDTVKTTCTGVEMFRKILDQGQAGDNVGVLLRGVKRDEVERGQVLAKPGSITPHRKFKAEVYVLNKEEGGRHTPFFTGYRPQFYFRTTDITGVVTLAEGVEMVMPGDNATFNVELIAPIAMEKGLRFAIREGGRTVGAGVVSEIVE
- the rplK gene encoding 50S ribosomal protein L11 — translated: MAKKIVAKVKLQLPAGSANPSPPVGPALGQHGVNIMEFCKAFNAKTMDQKGTIIPALITIYADRSFTFITKTPPASVLLVKAAKIDKGSGEPNKTKVGKITKAQIEEIARLKLVDMTAKDVEAACRTISGTARSMGIDIV
- the prmC gene encoding peptide chain release factor N(5)-glutamine methyltransferase — translated: MTVRELLKKTESYLAEKGVDAPRLSAQLLLAHALGLDRLGLILAMDRPLIEAELDAYRPLVARRGQGEPVAYLLGEREFYGLSFAVSPDTLIPRPETEGIVEHALELFPGDGPGSLADLGTGSGCLAVTLAVKWPLATGVALDRSAGALTVARGNAARHGVDGRLDFVEADFAALPVRQGGYGLVVSNPPYVSAAEYRACSFEVRDFEPQGALVPGESGLEAVPVVARTAFDRLAPGGWLLVEIGWEQGPAAAAVLAEAGFADVAVRRDLAGHDRVVEGRKPA